ACAATAATAATTAATGATAATACGCCCACTGAATATATTTGTTGGATGAGTAAATTAAAACTTTGCACGGGACGCGGGGGTTTTACCAGCGTATTAAAAAGTAATAATCCTGATTGTCCAAGTTTTTCTAAAAAACCAATACCACTGCGGCCTAAAATACGGATAGATTTAATCACGCCCTACCCCCAAAATATCGTTACGTAAATCCTGGCAAGGATAATGAAACGGCACCACGCCATCGGCATCACCTTGAATAAATTGTTGAACACTAGCTTCTCGACTTTTCGTAATTTCTTCTGGTGTACCGGAGGCAATCAAACGACCGTTGGAAATAATAAATATATGATCGGCAATGCTCAAGGTTTCTTGCACGTCATGTGACACTAAGATGGTGGTCATTCCCAGGGTGCGATTAATGGTTTTAATTAATTTCACCAAGACGCCTTTCCCAATAGGATCTTGTCCGGTGAAAGGCTCATCGTACATGATTAATTCGGGATCGAGCACAATCGCGCGCGCTAACGCCACCCGCCGAGCCATTCCACCCGACAGTTGCGCGGGCATTAATTCGCGCGCTCCACGCAAACCCACGCTTTGTAACTTCATTAACACAATATCGTGAATTAGATTTTCTGAAAGTTGAGTATGTTCTCGCAAAGGAAACGCGACATTGTCAAAAACAGAAAGGTTAGTAAATAAGGCACCGTGTTGAAACAAAAGCCCCATACGTTCACGCAATGCATAGAGTTTGCGTTGCGAAAGGTGGTGAAGCGTTTCCCCAAAGACACTCACACTGCCGTGTGTTGGCGTCAATAACCCGCCAATTAAACGTAATAACGTCGTCTTACCAGAACCACTCGGTCCCATCACGCCAATAATTTGCCCGCGCGGGATACTAAGGCTAACCCGATCAAAAATCGTGCGCTCGCCCCAACCAAAAGTAAGATTGTCAATGGTTACAACCGTCTCTACAGCCATGCTTGATTAAAAATGAAATGAGAATAAGGGTTAAGCTAACACAAAGTGAGGAGGATGACCACAGGATGGCGATTTTTATTCGCTCTTAGACTTTGTCCAGGTGCAATTGAGTGAAATTTGTTTTATAGTGCGGATTCTAAAAAAAAATAGGACTCATCGTTATGTTAGGTCAAGGCAACAATACAGAGAATACACTTAATCAAGATTTTTTCTTTTCAGGGGCAACGAGACCTTCGAACAACTCTTTCTTAATAATTACCTCATACAATCCAGATAATAAAACCATTACCTGTAGTGACCCTAAAAATAATAATAGCGTTTGCATGGGTTTACTAAGCCCCAACCCAAAAGATTTATTTTTTGATGATCGAATTAAAATTATATTTGCACAATTATTTCAAAACTTTTTACAAGGTCTTATACAAAATTCGTCTTTAGCCAATAAAGCACAAATGAAATCTGGAGTTAGTCTAGTAGATCTTGGCGAATTAGTGCCAAC
This portion of the Legionellales bacterium genome encodes:
- a CDS encoding ABC transporter ATP-binding protein is translated as MAVETVVTIDNLTFGWGERTIFDRVSLSIPRGQIIGVMGPSGSGKTTLLRLIGGLLTPTHGSVSVFGETLHHLSQRKLYALRERMGLLFQHGALFTNLSVFDNVAFPLREHTQLSENLIHDIVLMKLQSVGLRGARELMPAQLSGGMARRVALARAIVLDPELIMYDEPFTGQDPIGKGVLVKLIKTINRTLGMTTILVSHDVQETLSIADHIFIISNGRLIASGTPEEITKSREASVQQFIQGDADGVVPFHYPCQDLRNDILGVGRD